The Microbacterium sp. LWO12-1.2 genome includes a window with the following:
- a CDS encoding low temperature requirement protein A, which yields MLPRDPAQPHRPASMLELFFDLVFVVAVSIASAQLHHALSHGDFVHGIASYAMIFFAIWWAWMNFTWFATSFDTDDWLYRVTTIVQMGGVLVMAAGIPDAFEHGNFTIPVLGYIVMRVAMIAQWLRASRSAGALRAATRRYAFGIAAVQVLWVLFLLVPGGPLQIAAFVAFALIEISVPVFAERRQQTPWHPHHITERYGLFTLIVLGESLLASANAIVDALKDVESLGPLIAISVLTLVVTACLWWIYFWPPHHRAITTFRRSLRYGYTHYFVFAAAAAFSAGIEVEIDVLTGESELSSAAASFSVTIPIAIFLLGVWWIAIRENADRLVNTVVPIGALIVLLDPVLPLPVALTAVILVGIVVVLVIRPPVVKEKQAFDS from the coding sequence ATGCTGCCGCGCGATCCTGCACAGCCGCATCGGCCCGCCAGCATGCTCGAGCTGTTCTTCGACCTCGTGTTCGTCGTGGCGGTGAGCATCGCCTCGGCGCAACTGCATCACGCCCTCAGCCATGGGGACTTCGTGCATGGCATCGCCTCGTACGCGATGATCTTCTTCGCGATCTGGTGGGCGTGGATGAACTTCACCTGGTTCGCGACGTCCTTCGACACCGACGACTGGTTGTACCGGGTGACGACGATCGTGCAGATGGGCGGCGTGCTGGTGATGGCCGCCGGCATCCCGGATGCGTTCGAGCACGGCAACTTCACGATCCCGGTCCTCGGGTACATCGTGATGAGGGTGGCCATGATCGCGCAGTGGCTGCGGGCTTCGCGCTCGGCGGGCGCGCTGCGCGCCGCCACGCGCCGCTATGCATTCGGGATCGCGGCGGTGCAGGTGCTCTGGGTTCTGTTCCTCCTTGTTCCCGGCGGGCCGCTGCAGATCGCCGCGTTCGTCGCGTTCGCACTGATCGAGATCAGCGTCCCGGTCTTCGCGGAGCGCCGGCAGCAGACGCCGTGGCATCCTCATCACATCACCGAGCGCTACGGCCTGTTCACCTTGATCGTCCTCGGCGAGAGTCTGCTCGCATCGGCGAACGCGATCGTCGATGCGTTGAAGGACGTCGAGTCCCTCGGGCCGCTCATCGCGATCTCCGTGCTCACCCTGGTCGTCACCGCGTGTCTGTGGTGGATCTACTTCTGGCCGCCGCACCACCGTGCGATCACCACGTTCCGTCGATCGCTGCGCTATGGATACACCCACTACTTCGTGTTCGCGGCGGCGGCGGCGTTCTCCGCAGGTATCGAGGTCGAGATCGACGTGCTCACCGGTGAGAGCGAGCTGTCGAGCGCGGCGGCGTCCTTCTCGGTCACGATCCCGATCGCGATCTTCCTTCTCGGCGTCTGGTGGATCGCCATCCGCGAGAACGCGGATCGTCTGGTGAACACGGTCGTCCCGATCGGGGCGCTCATCGTGCTGCTCGATCCCGTGCTCCCTCTTCCCGTGGCTCTCACCGCCGTCATCCTCGTCGGGATCGTGGTGGTGCTCGTCATCCGCCCGCCCGTCGTGAAGGAGAAGCAGGCCTTCGACTCATAG
- a CDS encoding fatty acid desaturase family protein, producing the protein MAQAYKQVSQVVREMGLLQRASGFYIWVSIAIAVALAGCIAGFILLGDSWFQLLIAAALGIVFTQIAFLTHEAAHRQILSSGPANFRLARILAASIGMSYSWWDSKHTKHHGNPNQVGKDPDIEVDTISFLEEDAAKSRGIIRLITRKQGWLFFPLLTLEGLNLHYLGLKHLTTKKNVKGRWIELSIIAARFIIILVPVFMILPLGMAFAFMGVQMAVFGVYMGASFAPNHKGMPIIDPNARLDFFSKQVRTSRNVSGGWWVTSFMGGLNYQVEHHLFPNMPRPNLSKAREVVRDYCIANDVPYTETNLIRSYAIVIQYLNRVGLSAGADPFDCPAVSQFGRA; encoded by the coding sequence ATGGCGCAGGCCTACAAGCAGGTCTCTCAGGTCGTCCGAGAGATGGGACTGCTCCAGCGCGCGAGCGGGTTCTACATCTGGGTCTCCATCGCCATCGCGGTGGCTCTCGCCGGCTGCATCGCCGGCTTCATCCTGCTCGGCGACAGCTGGTTCCAGCTGCTCATCGCCGCAGCCCTCGGCATCGTCTTCACGCAGATCGCCTTCCTGACGCACGAGGCGGCGCACCGCCAGATCCTCAGCTCAGGGCCAGCCAACTTCCGCCTCGCGCGCATCCTCGCCGCCAGCATCGGCATGAGCTACTCCTGGTGGGACTCCAAGCACACCAAACACCACGGCAACCCGAACCAGGTGGGCAAGGACCCCGACATCGAGGTCGACACGATCTCGTTCCTCGAGGAGGATGCGGCGAAGTCCCGCGGCATCATCCGTCTCATCACCCGCAAGCAGGGGTGGCTGTTCTTCCCGCTCCTCACGCTCGAGGGACTGAACCTCCACTACCTCGGCCTCAAGCACCTGACGACCAAGAAGAACGTCAAGGGACGCTGGATCGAGCTGAGCATCATCGCCGCACGTTTCATCATCATCCTCGTGCCGGTGTTCATGATCCTTCCGCTCGGAATGGCTTTCGCCTTCATGGGCGTGCAGATGGCGGTCTTCGGCGTGTACATGGGTGCGTCCTTCGCTCCGAACCACAAGGGCATGCCGATCATCGATCCGAACGCCCGCCTGGACTTCTTCTCGAAGCAGGTCCGCACCTCGCGCAACGTCAGCGGCGGCTGGTGGGTGACCTCGTTCATGGGCGGTCTCAACTACCAGGTCGAGCACCACCTGTTCCCGAACATGCCGCGCCCGAACCTGTCGAAGGCGCGCGAGGTCGTGCGCGACTACTGCATCGCGAACGATGTGCCCTACACCGAGACCAACCTCATCCGGTCGTACGCGATCGTGATCCAGTACCTCAACCGGGTCGGCCTCTCCGCCGGTGCGGACCCGTTCGACTGCCCGGCCGTCTCGCAGTTCGGTCGCGCGTAG
- a CDS encoding intradiol ring-cleavage dioxygenase — protein MSHIPEPVQTPDGPTYEGRLLDRAGEEVVDQGAAFDIRTLITRRGMLSLAGIGLGAVVLAACAPASSTDTGATATPTAKASTTPSTATVDGEIPDETAGPYPGDGSNGPDVLEDSGIVRADIRSSIDGAASADGVPLTFELQILDLEGGGVPFEGVAVYAWHCTAQGEYSMYSEGLENVTYLRGVQVADADGRVAFTSIFPGCYSGRWPHIHFEVYPDLASITDSSTAIATSQLALPEAACSEVYAQSGYDGSTRNLDAITLASDNVFGDDSAALQLAAVTGDAASGYAAVLVVGVDTSTTPTAGAAPGGGGKGPAN, from the coding sequence ATGAGCCACATCCCCGAACCGGTCCAGACTCCCGACGGGCCGACCTATGAAGGTCGTCTCCTCGACAGGGCCGGAGAAGAAGTCGTCGACCAGGGCGCGGCATTCGACATCCGCACGCTGATCACCAGGCGCGGGATGCTGAGTCTCGCGGGCATCGGACTCGGTGCGGTCGTCCTCGCCGCATGCGCGCCGGCGTCTTCGACCGATACGGGGGCGACGGCGACCCCCACTGCGAAGGCTTCGACGACCCCGTCGACCGCGACCGTCGACGGGGAGATCCCCGACGAGACCGCCGGCCCGTATCCCGGGGACGGCTCCAACGGTCCCGACGTGCTCGAGGACTCCGGCATCGTGCGCGCCGACATTCGCTCCTCGATCGACGGAGCCGCCAGCGCGGATGGCGTGCCGCTGACCTTCGAGCTCCAGATCCTGGACCTGGAGGGCGGAGGCGTCCCGTTCGAGGGCGTCGCGGTCTACGCCTGGCACTGCACGGCTCAGGGAGAGTACTCGATGTACTCCGAAGGACTCGAGAACGTCACCTACCTTCGTGGCGTGCAGGTGGCTGATGCGGACGGCAGAGTGGCGTTCACGTCGATATTCCCCGGTTGCTACTCGGGACGCTGGCCGCACATCCACTTCGAGGTGTACCCCGACCTGGCCTCGATCACCGACTCGTCGACCGCCATCGCCACCTCGCAACTCGCGCTCCCCGAAGCGGCGTGCAGCGAGGTGTACGCGCAGTCCGGCTACGACGGATCGACGCGCAACCTCGATGCCATCACACTCGCGAGCGACAACGTGTTCGGAGACGACTCCGCCGCGCTCCAGCTGGCGGCCGTGACAGGCGATGCCGCGAGCGGATATGCGGCCGTGCTCGTCGTGGGCGTGGACACGTCCACGACACCGACCGCAGGAGCGGCGCCCGGCGGTGGCGGGAAGGGGCCCGCGAACTGA
- a CDS encoding response regulator transcription factor gives MIRVLVADDHPIVRSGIVGLLSLDEELQVVGEASDGLEAVELATALRPDVVLMDLRMPTLTGAEATSRITQELPGVRVLVLTTYESDDDILGAIEAGASGYLLKAAPQEEIVAGIRSVAEGHTVLAPSIAATLVTRMRRERPARPQLSPRELDVLRLVAAGRSNPQIAKELFIGEATVKTHLLHAFEKLEVSDRTRAVTLAMEWGLL, from the coding sequence ATGATCCGTGTCCTCGTCGCGGACGACCACCCGATCGTGCGCTCCGGGATCGTCGGTCTGCTGTCGCTCGACGAGGAGCTGCAGGTCGTCGGCGAAGCATCCGACGGACTCGAAGCGGTCGAACTCGCCACGGCGCTGCGCCCCGACGTCGTGCTGATGGACCTGCGGATGCCGACGTTGACCGGCGCGGAGGCCACATCGCGGATCACCCAGGAGCTTCCCGGCGTGCGCGTGCTCGTGCTCACCACCTATGAGAGCGACGACGACATCCTCGGCGCGATCGAGGCGGGAGCCAGCGGGTACCTGCTGAAGGCGGCGCCCCAGGAGGAGATCGTCGCCGGGATCCGCTCGGTCGCGGAAGGGCACACGGTGCTCGCGCCCTCGATCGCAGCCACGTTGGTCACGCGGATGCGGAGGGAACGGCCCGCCCGACCGCAGCTGAGCCCCCGTGAACTCGACGTGCTCCGACTCGTCGCCGCGGGCCGCAGCAACCCGCAGATCGCCAAGGAGCTCTTCATCGGGGAGGCGACCGTGAAGACGCACCTTCTGCATGCGTTCGAGAAGCTCGAAGTGTCGGACCGCACCCGCGCCGTCACCCTCGCGATGGAGTGGGGGCTGCTCTAG